From one Vicia villosa cultivar HV-30 ecotype Madison, WI unplaced genomic scaffold, Vvil1.0 ctg.000032F_1_1_3, whole genome shotgun sequence genomic stretch:
- the LOC131622602 gene encoding uncharacterized protein LOC131622602 translates to MSALISKRLLRSYGSLHSLRRCFDSPNAGFDSLHKPNDIRSRLSGERVISAQRLLTGSMMQRFCTSSFAPGQDGDAFPSDLLSKKPLAKSERDVGICQDLLIPVTNFRNEDKGYMVLAGDVFDLPIRKDIVHRVVLWQRAKRQQGTHSTKTISEVSGTGRKPWNQKGTGRARHGSLRGPQFRGGAIMHGPKPRSHAFKLNKKVRRLGLKIALSNRAAEGKLIVLEDLEVPTHKTKNFLNYFNQLEDTKKLLIVDGGPINEKLKLATQNLHYVNLLPSIGLNVYSILLHDTLVMSKDAVNRIVERMHTPISTKSKPQ, encoded by the exons ATGTCTGCTTTGATTTCAAAAAGGCTACTACGTTCTTATGGCTCACTGCATTCACTACGACGCTGTTTTGATTCACCTAATGCTGGGTTCGATTCTCTTCATAAACCCAATG ATATACGCAGCAGGTTATCTGGAGAAAGAGTGATTTCTGCACAACGTCTCTTG ACCGGATCAATGATGCAAAGGTTTTGTACTTCTAGTTTCGCTCCCGGACAAGATGGAGATGCATTTCCATCTGACTTATTGTCCAAAAAGCCTCTCGCAAAATCTGAGCGCGATGTGG GGATTTGTCAAGACCTTTTAATTCCAGTTACCAACTTTCGTAATGAAGACAAGGGCTATATGGTTTTAGCTGGAGACGTTTTTGATTTGCCTATTCGGAAAGATATTGTTCATCGTGTTGTTTTGTGGCAGCGTGCAAAACGTCAACAG GGAACTCACTCAACAAAAACTATCAGTGAGGTCAGTGGGACTGGGAGAAAGCCTTGGAACCAAAAGGGAACTGGTCGAGCAAGGCACGGATCATTGCGCGGGCCTCAG TTCAGGGGTGGTGCCATAATGCATGGTCCTAAGCCCCGGAGTCATGCTTTCAAACTCAATAAGAAGGTTCGGCGACTGGGGCTGAAGATTGCTCTGTCAAATCGTGCTGCAGAAGGAAAG CTTATTGTGCTTGAGGATCTGGAGGTTCCCACACATAAAACCAAGAACTTTTTGAATTATTTCAATCAACTGGAGGACACCAAGAAACTTCTGATCGTAGATGGTGGCCCCATAAATGAAAAGCTAAAGTTAGCTACACAAAATCTGCATTATGTTAATTTACTTCCATCCATT GGCTTAAATGTCTACAGTATTTTGTTGCACGACACTTTGGTGATGTCGAAAGATGCTGTGAACAGAATTGTCGAGCGAATGCACACTCCAATCTCCACTAAATCCAAACCCCAATAA
- the LOC131622616 gene encoding uncharacterized protein LOC131622616 — protein MANNVTATKEATKRTFTCSFFREDMTHLIQLSTLVTGHNLDEFRKTYGHILHMLTSRVDGWALYTLLQFYDSELRCFTFLDYQLAPTLEEYADILKIKPNGGTHGFHVKFLIKKADTLAVEKKWKEFNALLAVMIYGLVLFPNIPNFVDLTAVCLFMDQNPVPTLLADTYYTIHSRYGKKGSVGSCLPLLYEWFTSHLPKSGPFVTTKDSQKWPQRIMGLTGNDIVWCPTGMDVEELGFALENKPLDKEIFKSVCFEKGTDPKGLEKVRSAWNSIHTDDQTSLGEKNAVAKQAYTDWVEDRVKDRLLPFPKVNPLYKQPPKVPIAIMPAENCIPVNMESTQLHEKKSDARPKHHLVDQIGVELTHEAKVLKEGSLRVQKRARTEKGERDTTVVVEDHQEIIKRAVKEAEERLKQEYREDLKAYKLKIEREARAEVRSLKKKLEEETTQRIAVETQLKGSHLRTARLTEENAKLRDRMMGMEDLQAQPETMQKVNKIVRKKLPLTPEIELTLETKFSALGANSLNTLIQYV, from the exons atggctaacaacgtgaccgctacAAAAGAGGCTACCAAGCGTACATTCACCTGCAGTTTCTTTCGTGAGGATATGACACATCTGATTCAGTTGAGCACTTTAGTTACTGGGCATAACTTGGATGAGTTCAGGAAGACATATGGCCATATCTTACACATGTTAACTTCTCGGGTTGATGGATGGGCTCTATACACACTTCTTCAGTTCTACGATTCTGAGttacgatgtttcacctttcttGATTACCAACTGGCACCAACCCTTGAAGAATATGCTGACATCCTCAAGATTAAG cctaatggtggaaccCACGGATTCCATGTGAAATTTCTGATAAAGAAGGCCGACACCCTTGCTgttgagaagaaatggaaagaattcaaCGCTCTCCTAGCCGttatgatctatggtttggtgttgttcccgaATATTCCAAATTTCGTCGATCTAACTGCTGTTTGTCTCTTCATGGATCAAAATCCTGTGCCCACTCTTTTAGCAGATACTTATTATACCATCCACTCCAGGTATGGGAAGAAAGGATCAGTTGGGAGTTGTTTACCGTTGCTATATGAGTGGTTCACTTCACATTTACCTAAAAGCGGGCCGTTTGTTACAACAAAAGACTCACaaaaatggcctcaaaggatcatggggcttactggAAACGACATTGTCTGGTGTCCTACCGGAATGGACGTTGAGGAA ttgggttttgcacttgaAAACAAGCCCTTGGACAAAGAGATATTCAAATCCGTTTGCTTTGAGAAAGGAACCGATCCAAAGGGTCTAGAAAAGGTGAGGAGTGCCTGGAATAGCATCCATACAGATGATCAGACTTCTCTAGGTGAAAAGAATGCCGTTGCCAAACAAGCCTACACGGATTGGGTTGAGGATAGAGTTAAAGATCgtctgttgcctttcccgaaggttaatcCATTGTACAAGCAACCACCTAAGGTTCCAATTGCCATTATGCCTGCTGAGAATTGCATCCCAGTAAATATGGAAAGCACCCAATTGCACGAAAAGAAGTCAGATGCGCGACCAAAACATCATCTTGTGGACCAAATAGGGGTTGAGTTGACACATGAAGCCAAGGTGCTGAAAGAAGGATCTTTgagagttcaaaagagggctagaacGGAAAAGGGTGAAAGGGATACTACTGTTGTTGTTGAAGATCACCAGGAAATCATAAAAAGGGCCgtaaaagaggcagaagagagACTCAAACAAGAGTACAGAGAAGACTTGAAGGCTTATAAACTCAAGATAGAAAGGGAGGCCAGAGCTGAAGTGAGGAgtctgaaaaagaaactggaagaagagaccaccCAAAGGATAGCGGTTGAGACTcagctgaaaggaagtcacctccgcacCGCCCGACTAACAGAAGAAAACGCCAAGCTCAGAGATCGAATGATGGGTATGGAGGAC